The Camarhynchus parvulus unplaced genomic scaffold, STF_HiC, whole genome shotgun sequence genome includes the window TGGCCCAAAACGGACCCAAAATTTACTCCAAAACGGaacaaaaaatgccccaaaccaaccccaaattgaccccaaaactgaccccaaaactgacctgAAAACTGACCCAAATCTGACCCTAAACTGGACCAAAGctgaccccaaactgaccctAAAACATCCAAAACCTGATCCTAAAATTGGCCCAAAAGTGACCCTaaactgaccccaaaaatgaccccaaactgacccagaACTGAccctaaaccaccccaaaattggcccaaaactgaccccaaatttACTCCAAAACGGaacaaaaaatgccccaaaccgACCctgaaatgaccccaaaactgaccccaaaactgaccgTAAACtggaccccaaaactgaaccagaactgaccccaaaactgacctgAAAACTGACCCAGAACTGACCTTAAACCACCCCAGAATTggcccaaaactgaccccaaaactgaccctaAAACTACCCGAACTGgcccaaaactgacccaaaactGGCCCAAAACGGAcccaaaatttacccaaaactgacccaaaaatgcccctaaaccaccccaaattggcccaaaactgaccccaaaactcacccTAAActggaccccaaaactgaccccaaaactgaccctaAACTGACCCTAAACTGGCCCAAAACTGACCCAGAACTGACCCTAAACCACCCCAGAATTGgcccaaaactgacccaaaattTACTCCAAAACGGAACCAAAAAAcggccccaaaactgcccccaggagtgccccaaaaatgccccaaaatcccgcccagtttgtcccagtttgtcccagtttgtcccagtttgtcccgGTTTGTCCCGGTTTGTCCCGGTTTGCCCAGCGCGTGTCTCCAGCTGGCCCAACTGGAGCTGAGGGTCCGGGAGGCCTTGGCCGAGCGCGAGCGGCTCCTGCGCGCCAGGGTAGGGGGCGTGGCCTCGCTGGGCGTGGCTTTGGATGGGCGTGGCCTCTGTGGGTGTGGTCCCCGGTGGGCGTGGCCTGTGTGGGTGTGGCCTAAAACGGGAGTTTTCAATGATGTAATGCTTTCTGGGGGCGCGGTTTAATTTGTTTGGGGGCGTGGCTTGGTGGGGTTTGGCCGCGGTGGGCGTGGCTTGGGTGGGTGAGGCCTTTGGGTGGGCGTGGCTTAAAATGGAGGGGTTATGGTGTAATTTTTGGGCGTGGCAATGTGGTTCTAATGGTTTGTGGGCGTAGTTTGATGAGGTGTGGTCTGTGGTGGGCGTGGCTTGGGTGGGTGTGGCCCTGGTGGGTGTGGGCGGGGCCTAAAAAGGGAGTTTCTAATTATGTCATGCATTGGGGGGCATTACTTGAGTGATTTGTGGGCGTGGCTTACTTGGGTGTGATTGTAGTGGGCGTGGCTTGGGTGGGCGTGGTCCCAGAGGGTGTGGTCTGGGGGTGTGGCCTAAAGGGAGGTTCTGGTGATGTATTCATTATGGGGGTGTGGTTTAAATGGTTCGTGGGTGTGTCCCAATGAAGTGGGCGTGGCTTTGTGGGTGTGGCCAAAGGGGGCGTGGCTTCACTGCCCCCCAAACTGCAGGAGGCTCGAAAAGCTGCCAAGGCCCCGCCCACCACGGACACGCCCATTTCTGATGAGACAACGCCCACTCCAGTGCAACCCACGCCCCCTTCGGctcaggccacgccccctcctGAGGTGACTCCGCCCCCTTACGGattggatttggggggattttgggggaattttggggggaatttgggggaagaTTTTTGAGTGGATTTTGTCGAGATCTTGGGTGGATTTTGTggagattttgggtggattttttggggatttttcgggatttttgggggttttgggtggtttcggggggattttggggtttttgggatttttagggggatttaTGGGGGGATTCTATGaagattttgggtggattttgtcGAGACccttgggggaattttgggggagaatttggcgggattttggggagatgtTTTTTTGATTTTAAGGGGATTCacaggggaaattttgggtggattttggggagattttgcggaaattttggaggaatttttagggatttttgggtagatttaaaaaattattttcaggggatttggggggaatttatGGCTGGATTTTATGCAGATTTTGATTGGATTTTATGCAGATTTTgattggattttggggagattttgggtggattttgagggaattttttgaggatttttgaggagttttttttaattttaatttttaggggattttgggggaattcatGGGTGGACCTTATGCAGATTTCGGGGtggattttttcagagattttgtggagattttgtgggaattttaGGACCACTCATATGTCAATCATTTCgtggaatattttgggttttcctACCCCATTTTTCCATCCAGTAActccaatttttttaaattttttttttgggttttccagCCCGACCTCCTCTGCGCCCTCCGGGCCCGCGGGCACCGCCCCGAGGCCGTCGGGGGcctgaggattttgggggggtccctgaggggtcCCCTCACCAAAATGGGGGGACGAATCAAGACCTGGAGGCGCCGCTGGTTCCACCTGGACCCCCAGAGGAGGGTCCTGGCCTATTATGGGGGTACTgggagaggattttggggcgttttggggcattttggggagtttttggggggatattgggggtgggctgtggggatttgggggagtttggggtgaatatttggggtctgggggctaTAGGGGAAATATTTGGGGTTGGGGGAGCCCAATATGGGGGtccagggtgggtttggggcattttggggaggtttCGGGGGAAATTGGGGTCAttaaaggggttttggggtgaatatttggggtctgggggctgtagggaaaaattgggggtttttagggccCAGTATGGGGGTCCAgggtgggtctgggggcgttttggggaggggggaaattggggtcACTAAAagggggtgggatttggggggtttggggtgaatatttggggttctgggggtttttaagggaaaataagtgggaatatttttggggtcccctcacCATTTTTCACGTCCCCCAAGACCAAGCCCAAACCAAACTCAAGGGCGTCATCTACTTCCAAGCCATCGAGGAGGTTTGGTACGACCCGGGCCGCGTGGCCggaaaggtgaaaaaaaccaaaaaacctgtgaactttggggatttttgggtcttGAGGGGGACGGCGAAGGGCGGAACCGTCATGGCCGACCCCCAAAATGGCCTCCGCAGAGCCCCAACCCTCGCCTCACCTTCTGCCTCAAGACCTACGAGCGCCTCTTCTGGCTGGTGGCGCCCAGCGCCGAGGCCCTGAGGATCTGGATGGACGCCGTGCTCACCCTCACCCGCGGCAGCGCCGCCTTCTGACCCtttcccctcaaatttcccttttctcttcatatttcccttctcttcatatttccctttttccccatgtttccctttttcccctcacattttcccaccttttttcccctcatatttcacttttttttttttttcatatttccttctttattttttttcccctccatttttcccccttttcccctcatatTTCCCTcatgtttctcatttttcccctccgcctttttttcccctcatatttctcttttctcttcatatttcccttttctcttatttcccttttcccccatgtttccctttttccccctcacattttcccgccttttttcccctcatatttccctcaggtttccctccattttctccccctcacattttcccgcctttttcccctcacattttcccgccttttttccctcacattttcccgccttttttcccctcatatttcacttttctcttcatatttcccttttctcttcatatttcccttttcccccatgtttccctttttcccctcacattttcccgccttttttcccctcatatttcacttttctcttcatatttcccttttctcttcatatttcccttttcccccatgtttccctttttcccctcacattttcccgccttttttcccctcatatttcacttttctcttCATATTACTCTTTTCTCTtcatatttcccttttcccctcatatttctcttttctcttcatatttcccttttcccctcatatttctcttttctcttcatatttcccttttctcttcatatttctctttttccctcacattttcccgccttttttcccctcatatttCCCTCATGTTTCCCTCCATTTTCTCCCCACACATTTTCCcgccttttttcccctcatatttcccttttctcttcatatttctcttttctcttcgcatttctctttttccctcacattttcccgcctttttttcccctcatagTTCCCTCACCtttcccctcacgttttcccctcaggtttccctccattttctcccctcacattttcccgccttttttcccctcacattttcccgccttttttcccctcatatttcccttttctcttcatatttcccttttctcttcgtatttctcttttcccccatgtttccctttttcccctcacattttctggcctttttcccctcatatttcccttttctcttcatatttcccaccctttttccccctcattttttccactcatatttcccattttccactcATTTATTTTCCCGccatttccccctcattttcccgcctttttcccctcaaaatccccccaaactgggacccccCTCTCCCGTACTGGGAGCTCCGCCCccttttgtatttattaaaggCTTTTTGGgacaaaatctccttttttggtcatttttggGGTAGGAAGGCttgtgggggaggggctggctGAGCCCTAATGAGGCTTTGCTAATTATGTTTATTAATTACAGTGAATAAAATGGaatgttattaaaattatattattagcAGGTAATTATATTGGTAATTAGGATGTAAATGTAATATAATGATAATTATAACAATAATTATTATTGAATTATTAGTATTAAATTATAATTACTTATAATAGTACTAATAATAATTACTATTATATAATGATTCTTattaaattataatattataattgtcataataataataattaattaattttaataataatcaTTACTTGAGGGTAAAAGAATACTAATAGCAACATTAATactgataataataataatagtattaTTCTTAATTATAATCACCGATTGGAGtgaataaaatttaatattattaaaataatattaatagtaAGTAATTATATTGGTAATTATGACTTAAGggaataatattattaataatattattattaataataattattattatttctaataataataggaaaatattatgaaaaataatgaaaaaacccaaaaaaaacacaacaaaaaccacagtgaaaaataattcaaaccCAATTAAAAACCACCATGTAATTAACCCAAaatttaacaatttttaaacCACCAAATTCccttcaaaaaaatcccaatt containing:
- the PHLDB3 gene encoding pleckstrin homology-like domain family B member 3, with translation MVHRGGGERDPSPNRERDGPAAELERLRLQDEPPPEKEEEEEEGGGGAAVTSAAGAGPAATSEAVTSETVTSSQAAVAAGGQLMFSHRTDRSWILLGPPSDAPRVLALRSSVRGSIGLQRSESLPRRRGGGGERPGPGPLPHPPPPRPRSQHGPGALALPLDPESYSACLQLAQLELRVREALAERERLLRAREARKAAKAPPTTDTPISDETTPTPVQPTPPSAQATPPPEPDLLCALRARGHRPEAVGGLRILGGSLRGPLTKMGGRIKTWRRRWFHLDPQRRVLAYYGDQAQTKLKGVIYFQAIEEVWYDPGRVAGKSPNPRLTFCLKTYERLFWLVAPSAEALRIWMDAVLTLTRGSAAF